The following are from one region of the Pseudodesulfovibrio piezophilus C1TLV30 genome:
- a CDS encoding TAXI family TRAP transporter solute-binding subunit produces the protein MKRFNSVLVIGAMVAFLCGCTSEPDQQSRSGSGGGHQSMVIFCGGPTGGTFNFFANKIARIVAQGQNGFDLVAKGSGGSGENVRTLHKHGADMAIVYAGDAFLGRNGKLPGDPIYYDTVRSLSYLYNAPAQLVVRRESGIHSPQELVGRKVAIGNPGSGAAFSAERFFRHLQLWDDIIPVNLGYSKAAEEFIAGRIDAFWVLVGPPNASVMQAASSLHIALLNLDDAAVVSEFYDTYPFYTKTVIPAGTYEGQTHPVATFQDAALWCASSALSEQTVYDSLSAIYSAEGLGKLAGTHRAARDMGLANGLNGVAIPLHRGAYRFWRDKGIHVPSNIIPLPK, from the coding sequence ATGAAGCGATTCAATTCTGTTTTGGTCATTGGGGCGATGGTCGCATTCCTCTGTGGATGCACCTCAGAGCCTGATCAGCAATCAAGATCCGGTTCGGGCGGTGGGCATCAGTCCATGGTCATATTTTGCGGCGGGCCAACAGGGGGGACGTTCAATTTTTTTGCGAACAAGATTGCTCGTATTGTGGCTCAGGGCCAAAACGGATTTGATCTTGTCGCCAAAGGGTCCGGAGGGTCTGGAGAAAACGTGCGTACGCTGCACAAGCATGGGGCGGATATGGCGATCGTCTATGCCGGGGATGCCTTTCTCGGGAGGAATGGCAAGCTGCCGGGGGATCCAATTTATTATGATACTGTGCGGAGCCTTTCCTACCTCTACAACGCACCGGCACAGCTTGTCGTTCGTCGGGAAAGCGGTATCCATTCACCTCAGGAACTGGTGGGCAGGAAAGTTGCTATTGGCAATCCCGGTTCCGGTGCGGCTTTTTCCGCCGAACGATTCTTCAGGCACCTCCAGTTGTGGGACGATATCATTCCGGTGAACCTTGGCTATTCCAAGGCGGCAGAGGAGTTCATAGCGGGGCGTATTGATGCTTTCTGGGTGTTGGTGGGGCCTCCGAATGCTTCTGTCATGCAGGCTGCTTCATCACTTCATATCGCTCTCTTGAACCTTGATGACGCTGCTGTGGTTTCTGAGTTTTACGATACCTATCCGTTTTATACCAAAACTGTCATTCCGGCAGGAACATATGAGGGTCAGACACACCCCGTAGCAACATTTCAGGATGCAGCTCTGTGGTGTGCGAGCAGTGCTCTTTCGGAGCAGACTGTCTATGACAGCCTCAGCGCCATCTATTCTGCCGAAGGGCTTGGGAAACTCGCGGGAACGCACCGTGCGGCACGGGACATGGGCCTCGCAAATGGCTTGAATGGGGTTGCCATTCCATTGCATCGAGGAGCATATCGTTTTTGGCGTGACAAGGGGATTCACGTCCCGTCAAATATTATTCCTCTTCCCAAATGA
- a CDS encoding malic enzyme-like NAD(P)-binding protein, whose amino-acid sequence MALFTKEEALRYHSDKRKGKLEVISVKPCDNQKHLSMAYSPGVAEACREIAADTDKVYEYTNKGNLVAVVSNGTAVLGLGNIGPEGGKPVMEGKGVLFKIFSDIDVYDLNINATTPDEIVSFCKMLEPTFGGINLEDIKSPECFEIEQRLIEEMNIPVFHDDQHGTAIISGAGILNALEIAGKDITDIKVVVSGAGASAIACSEFYVSMGVKRQNIFMFDSRGLIHVGREGLNEFKKAFAQDKDYGSLADVMVGTDMFLGLSVKDAINQEMVKTMAENAIIFACANPDPEIAYEDVKAVRPDIVMGTGRSDYPNQVNNVLGFPFIFRGALDCRASAINEEMKIACSKALADLAKEPVSQEVCDAYGVDALEYGIDYIIPKPLDPRVLTRLAPAVAKAAMETGVARVHLDLEQYAKDLEVMMTASKLRTKGVVDTFGYDF is encoded by the coding sequence ATGGCACTGTTCACCAAAGAAGAGGCATTGCGATACCATTCCGACAAGCGCAAGGGAAAGTTGGAGGTCATCTCCGTCAAGCCGTGCGATAACCAGAAGCATCTGTCCATGGCCTACAGCCCCGGCGTTGCCGAAGCCTGCCGAGAAATAGCTGCTGATACCGACAAGGTGTACGAATACACGAATAAAGGAAACCTGGTTGCCGTGGTTTCCAATGGCACCGCTGTGCTGGGTTTGGGGAATATCGGGCCGGAGGGCGGAAAACCCGTCATGGAAGGCAAGGGTGTTCTCTTCAAGATCTTTTCCGATATTGATGTCTACGATCTGAACATCAATGCCACGACCCCGGATGAGATTGTTTCTTTTTGCAAGATGCTTGAACCGACCTTCGGTGGCATCAACCTTGAAGATATCAAATCCCCGGAGTGCTTTGAGATCGAACAGCGTCTCATAGAGGAAATGAATATTCCGGTTTTTCATGATGACCAACACGGTACAGCCATCATTTCCGGGGCCGGTATCCTCAATGCGTTGGAAATTGCGGGCAAGGATATCACGGATATCAAGGTTGTTGTTTCCGGAGCCGGAGCTTCTGCCATTGCCTGTTCCGAATTTTATGTCTCCATGGGAGTCAAGCGGCAGAACATCTTCATGTTCGATTCCCGTGGGCTGATTCATGTCGGACGGGAAGGGCTGAATGAATTCAAGAAGGCTTTTGCCCAGGACAAGGATTACGGCTCGCTGGCTGATGTCATGGTCGGGACGGACATGTTTCTTGGGCTTTCGGTCAAGGATGCCATCAATCAGGAGATGGTCAAGACCATGGCCGAAAACGCCATTATCTTTGCCTGCGCCAATCCTGATCCTGAAATTGCATATGAAGACGTTAAGGCAGTGCGGCCCGATATTGTCATGGGAACCGGGCGTTCCGATTATCCCAATCAGGTCAATAATGTCCTTGGTTTTCCTTTCATCTTTCGTGGGGCGCTGGATTGCAGGGCTTCCGCGATCAATGAGGAAATGAAAATCGCTTGCTCCAAGGCTCTGGCCGATTTGGCCAAAGAGCCTGTGTCCCAGGAAGTCTGCGATGCGTATGGGGTGGATGCGCTTGAATACGGCATTGATTATATCATCCCCAAACCTCTTGATCCACGTGTCCTGACACGGTTGGCCCCGGCTGTTGCCAAAGCTGCCATGGAGACGGGGGTGGCTCGTGTGCACCTTGATCTGGAGCAGTATGCTAAGGATCTGGAAGTGATGATGACAGCCTCCAAGCTTCGTACCAAAGGGGTTGTCGATACCTTTGGTTATGATTTCTAA